The Clarias gariepinus isolate MV-2021 ecotype Netherlands chromosome 4, CGAR_prim_01v2, whole genome shotgun sequence genome window below encodes:
- the LOC128520310 gene encoding uncharacterized protein LOC128520310 encodes MQEYGKTKSLTDTTRRQMINILAAEMTETHGTSPPKSVRVMYAQGIVALFPYLEDPYSQHGYEHYYDPESGSGYLAWRLKTIQRKTAEERGASVSKSPKVGGPGRGRQPVSPSALPPSDEDVEAAISVLRHSADEKTVREKMEMTFIYRQAMVNDEAKSSDVFLVFPRFLDTPGLIEQDFRLMFGETTANKFLEKWPTTFKAKVIKESHGLVPTTELLDLIHNAESAAEVENGWDSDMSAILLLLHLLPPSAQGRKRPGKLSAYQAVDQLIRFQKVGTSVQQHLDNITQSSQPYLLAQGSTQSTIHSYFIVVDKHALPCKAKGSVGVFDELFKAHYVFEKRSEEATSISTAPTRGTGVRS; translated from the exons ATGCAAGAGTATGGAAAAACCAAATCTCTGACAGATACCACCAGAAGACAGATGATTAACATACTTGCTGCTGAGATGACAGAAACACATGG GACATCCCCCCCCAAAAGTGTCAGAGTGATGTATGCACAGGGGATAGTAGCTTTGTTTCCCTATCTAGAAGACCCATACTCACAGCATGGATAT GAACATTACTACGATCCGGAGAGTGGTTCGGGATACCTTGCATGGCGATTGAAGACcatacaaagaaaaacagcagaGGAGAGAGGTGCCTCAGTCAGCAAATCTCCTAAAG TTGGTGGGCCAGGCCGTGGTCGTCAGCCCGTCAGCCCTTCAGCCCTTCCGCCATCTGATGAGGATGTGGAAGCAGCTATTTCTGTTTTGAGACACTCTGCTGATGAAAAGACTGTCCGCGAGAAGATGGAAATGACCTTCATATATCGGCAAGCAATGGTCAACGATGAAGCCAAATCATCAGATGTCTTCTTGGTCTTCCCACGATTTCTGGACACACCAGGACTG ATAGAACAAGATTTCAGACTTATGTTTGGTGAGACCACGGCCAACAAATTCTTGGAGAAGTGGCCAACCACTTTCAAAGCAAAAGTAATAAAGGAAAGTCACGGACTTGTACCCACCACAGAGCTCTTGGATTTGATCCACAATGCTGAGTCAGCTGCTGAAGTTGAGAATG GCTGGGACAGTGACATGTCCGCCATCTTGCTGCTGCTACATTTGCTACCACCATCTGCACAAGGTAGAAAGAGGCCGGGAAAGCTGTCTGCATATCAAGCTGTAGATCAGCTCATCAGATTTCAAAAG GTTGGAACCAGTGTGCAGCAACATCTAGATAACATCACCCAAAGCAGTCAGCCCTACCTTCTCGCCCAGGGATCCACACAGAGCACCATTCACTCATACTTCATTGTGGTTGACAAGCATGCACTTCCATGCAAGGCAAAAGGTTCAGTTGGAGTTTTTGACGAACTCTTTAAAGCCCATTACGTCTTTG AGAAGCGTTCTGAGGAGGCTACTTCTATTTCCACAGCACCCACGAGAGgcaccggagtgcgctcgtga